From Triticum urartu cultivar G1812 chromosome 2, Tu2.1, whole genome shotgun sequence, a single genomic window includes:
- the LOC125539786 gene encoding chloroplastic lipocalin: protein MALLPLLGSPSFPFPASRPARPSRRRCRTNLRCSHQERAPARNSGMSKHLLSCLAASLVFISPPSQAVPADTFARPSLCQVAVVAAIDKGAVPLKFDGPSDDAMMMMTKGMTAKNFDPVRYSGRWFEVASRKGGFAGQGQEDCHCTQGVYTFDEKAGAIKVETFCVHGSPDGYITGIRGKVQCLSQEDMAGAETDLEREEMISSKCFLRFPTLPFIPKLPYDVLATDYDNYAVVSGAKDTSFIQIYSRTPNPGPEFIEKYKSYAAGFGYDPSKIRDTPQDCEVSSDQLAEMMSMPGMDQALTNQFPDLKLKSSVAFDPFTSVTQTLKKLAEVYFK from the exons ATGGCCCTCCTGCCGCTTCTGGGCTCCCCCTCCTTCCCGTTCCCGGCCTCGCGCCCCGCCCGCCCATCCAG GAGAAGATGCCGCACGAATCTCAGATGCTCTCACCAGGAGAGAGCGCCAGCGAGGAACAGTGGGATGTCCAAGCATTTGCTCTCCTGCCTCGCTGCGTCCCTCGTCTTCATCTCTCCACCTAGTCAG GCTGTTCCTGCAGACACCTTTGCCCGGCCCAGCTTGTGCCAGGTCGCGGTGGTGGCCGCCATCGACAAAGGCGCGGTCCCTCTGAAGTTCGACGGCCCTTCCGATgatgcgatgatgatgatgaccaaGGGCATGACTGCCAAGAACTTCGATCCCGTTCGCTACTCCGGTAGATGGTTCGAGGTGGCATCGCGCAAAGGCGGGTTCGCtggtcagggacaagaagactGCCATTGTACTCAG GGAGTGTATACATTTGATGAGAAAGCGGGCGCAATCAAGGTGGAGACATTCTGTGTCCATGGTTCACCCGATGGATATATCACTGGTATCCGGGGGAAGGTGCAATGCCTGTCTCAAGAAGACATGGCTGGTGCCGAGACTGATCTCGAGAGGGAGGAGATGATCAGCAGCAAGTGCTTTCTGCGCTTCCCGACACTCCCCTTCATACCCAAGCTACCCTATGATGTCCTCGCGACTGACTACGACAATTACGCCGTCGTGTCTGGAGCAAAGGACACCAGCTTTATTCAG ATATACTCAAGAACCCCAAACCCGGGACCGGAGTTCATCGAGAAGTACAAGTCATATGCCGCGGGCTTCGGCTACGACCCGAGCAAGATCAGGGACACGCCGCAGGACTGCGAGGTGTCCTCGGACCAGCTTGCGGAGATGATGTCCATGCCCGGGATGGACCAGGCCCTGACGAACCAGTTCCCGGACCTGAAGCTCAAGTCGTCGGTCGCGTTCGACCCGTTCACGAGCGTGACCCAGACCCTGAAGAAGCTCGCCGAAGTGTATTTCAAGTAA
- the LOC125539787 gene encoding putative disease resistance protein RGA3, whose protein sequence is MEVAIGAARWVVGKALGPVADGLLEAWAASKELGPNVDALKMELLYVQGMLNNTRGRNIDNPALNVLLQKLRDLAYNAEDVLDELDYFRIQDQLDGTYEAADEHARGCVCNLYLNAHHTARAAGKLLCFCPFSRTASRVDPSEPREEDTRQQVLCCAWPCANEEVRRCMRKLASGACNTIRHVGKLLHCSSLPTHDDDSSVMPVICGACKHKASLKKHVKETPKLEFDRVDLSKRMKHIVEQLQPICAKVKAILNLELLGSSHTTAPSIAKSPSTTTSDIIESTLYGRETAKKSIIDSITHVKYSDKDLTILPIVGSGGIGKTTLVQHIYHSQEVQKHFQVKVWICVSQNFIVNKLTEEIEKAIPSVEGEKGGRAEVLIEQRLNSKRFLLVLDDIWKCESDDWERLLVPLRKGQTKGNIILVTTRFPAVAEMVKTTDSSIDLKGLEQGVFTDFFRACIFRDKQSQKDHHGLLEIGDKIAEKLKGSPLATKTVGRLLRNHLDVYHWNRVLESREWEMQTGERDIMPALKLSYDYLSFHLQQCFSRCALFPEDYKFKSEELIHFWIGLDILPSGDRNKTVEDVGVDILNDLVNHGFFKKDETGGHPYYIIHDLLHDLALKVASHECLSLHHSNVRSVDIRPSIRHLSIIIDGPDDSNGITDETFKSELRKLKTKLKVENLQTLIIFGGEDESFVSIFGDLFMEANALRVLCLPTLSYPLESMLHNFSSLLHLRFLKLGTSISQMHLPTTLSRFYHLKILDLQEWGGSLLLPRDMSNLAKLCHFLAQYDDLCSGIYNVGKLKLLQELKVFAVNKESEGFELNQLEHLNEIRELGVYNLEKIHTKDKAVEAKLIDKNYLHKLTLCWDSERSNIEPDVEAVVLESLRPHRNLQELCIRGHRGPCPAWLGDKLVIEALQTLCLVGVSWGVFPSLGKMWDLRELTVENIVTIKEFSLEQSFCKIVKLTLIGLENFEKWVPQATHLFPCLQVLIIKNCPKLSELPCSSHIVYPRKQDWNIDWFPKLQKLRIENCPRVFLLPPIPWTHTLSNVSISGVGSKLPNQLVYSRVALEITGKDGMHSLDQLSLSQLKELQELEVNAKDGMHNLDQLLLFCQLTELHVLEINNCPPLELKHFLILTSLKKLWAWSSYLGVVASEVQSGVEWQHSVEDIKICLPDSSGKELTQFLPHLPKLAKLLVYSCRNITQFVVGVDLQQTRAPVSSSTSSDVTMDDTLAKEGQQEIAEVEKEEANTADDDGLLLLPAHLSNSLTALVISYGGVVVHSLNALQALTALWLEDCSFRHPFPSSLLHLDLSSVKGVLTLSNLTSLTRLSISRCGEDLRCEGLLPLLTRGHLSNLQVQRIPNFFGAWDPMWGMQDEQNKRTESKLAMLQIDDIEGFLGAPALCSFLSSSLIDLSFTGNQEKTCFTKEQDEAFQRLTSLQELRFRYCRKLQHLPAGLNKLTNLKRLRIRWCPALQSLPKEGLPSSLRELDVSRCGNEELTEHCRRLIGTIPEITL, encoded by the exons ATGGAGGTGGCCATAGGTGCGGCGCGGTGGGTGGTGGGCAAGGCGCTGGGCCCCGTCGCTGACGGCTTGCTGGAGGCGTGGGCTGCCAGCAAGGAGCTAGGCCCTAACGTTGACGCGCTAAAGATGGAGCTGCTCTACGTGCAGGGGATGCTCAACAACACCCGCGGCCGGAACATTGACAACCCTGCACTTAACGTGCTGCTGCAGAAGCTGCGGGACCTCGCGTACAATGCCGAGGACGTGCTGGACGAGCTCGACTACTTCCGTATCCAGGACCAGCTCGACGGCACATACGAGGCCGCCGACGAGCATGCCAGGGGCTGCGTGTGCAATCTCTACCTCAACGCTCATCACACCGCTAGAGCTGCTGGCAAACTGCTCTGCTTCTGTCCATTTTCACGTACGGCTAGCCGTGTTGATCCAAGCGAGCCAAGGGAAGAAGATACAAGGCAACAGGTACTCTGCTGCGCTTGGCCATGTGCCAACGAAGAGGTCAGAAGATGCATGCGCAAGCTCGCTTCTGGTGCTTGCAACACCATCCGTCATGTTGGTAAACTCCTCCATTGCTCATCCCTCCCAACTCATGATGATGATAGTTCTGTCATGCCAGTCATTTGCGGTGCCTGCAAGCACAAGGCATCCCTGAAAAAGCATGTGAAAGAAACTCCAAAACTAGAGTTTGATAGGGTGGATCTGTCTAAAAGAATGAAGCATATTGTAGAGCAACTGCAGCCAATATGTGCAAAGGTCAAAGCCATTCTTAATCTAGAGTTGTTGGGTTCTAGCCATACTACCGCCCCAAGCATTGCCAAGAGTCCATCCACCACCACCTCTGACATTATAGAGTCAACACTGTACGGGAGAGAAACTGCGAAGAAGAGCATCATAGATAGTATTACTCATGTTAAATATAGTGACAAAGACCTAACTATCCTGCCAATTGTTGGTTCGGGTGGCATAGGGAAGACAACTCTCGTACAACACATATATCACAGCCAAGAAGTGCAAAAACATTTTCAGGTCAAGGTCTGGATATGTGTATCTCAGAATTTCATTGTTAATAAGCTGACTGAAGAGATTGAAAAAGCAATACCTAGTGTGGAAGGTGAAAAAGGGGGTAGAGCAGAAGTGTTAATTGAACAGAGATTAAATTCTAAAAGGTTTCTGCTTGTATTAGATGATATTTGGAAGTGTGAATCTGACGACTGGGAAAGGCTTTTAGTACCACTCAGAAAAGGGCAGACAAAGGGCAATATAATTTTAGTGACAACTCGGTTTCCAGCTGTAGCAGAAATGGTTAAAACAACTGATAGTTCAATAGATCTGAAGGGCTTAGAACAAGGAGTGTTTACAGACTTTTTTCGAGCATGCATTTTTCGTGATAAGCAATCACAAAAAGATCATCATGGGTTACTTGAGATTGGGGATAAGATAGCAGAAAAGCTAAAGGGATCCCCTCTTGCAACAAAAACTGTAGGTAGattattgagaaaccaccttgaTGTGTATCATTGGAATAGAGTCCTAGAAAGTAGAGAATGGGAAATGCAGACCGGGGAGCGTGACATTATGCCTGCATTGAAACTTAGCTATGATTATCTGTCTTTTCATCTGCAGCAATGTTTTTCTCGTTGTGCTTTATTTCCTGAAGATTACAAGTTTAAGAGTGAAGAGCTCATTCATTTCTGGATAGGACTGGATATTTTGCCTTCTGGTGATCGAAATAAAACAGTTGAAGATGTAGGTGTAGACATTTTAAATGATTTGGTCAACCATGGATTTTTCAAAAAAGATGAAACTGGCGGGCATCCATATTATATCATTCATGACCTGCTGCATGATTTAGCTTTGAAGGTTGCATCTCATGAATGTCTTAGTTTGCATCACTCTAATGTAAGATCAGTAGATATTAGGCCATCTATCCGTCACTTGTCGATCATAATAGATGGTCCAGATGATAGTAATGGAATTACTGATGAGACCTTTAAGAGTGAGTTGAGGAAACTTAAGACAAAATTGAAGGTTGAAAACTTGCAAACATTAATTATATTTGGAGGAGAAGATGAAAGCTTTGTCAGCATATTTGGTGATCTGTTCATGGAAGCAAATGCTCTCCGTGTTCTTTGTTTGCCCACATTGTCATATCCCCTGGAATCCATGTTGCATAACTTTTCATCACTTCTGCACCTACGATTCCTAAAGCTAGGGACTTCAATCAGCCAGATGCATTTACCAACAACCTTATCCCGATTTTATCATTTGAAGATATTGGATCTACAAGAATGGGGTGGTTCTTTGCTTTTACCTAGAGACATGAGTAACCTTGCAAAATTGTGCCATTTTCTTGCCCAATATGATGATCTTTGTTCGGGTATTTATAATGTCGGGAAACTAAAACTCTTACAGGAGTTAAAGGTTTTTGCAGTCAATAAAGAAAGTGAAGGGTTTGAACTAAATCAACTAGAGCATCTCAACGAGATAAGAGAGCTTGGGGTTTATAACCTTGAGAAAATACACACCAAAGACAAAGCAGTTGAAGCAAAACTGATAGACAAAAACTACTTGCACAAGTTAACATTATGTTGGGATAGTGAGCGGTCCAATATTGAACCCGATGTGGAAGCAGTGGTTCTAGAGAGCCTTCGACCACATAGAAATCTTCAAGAGTTGTGCATTAGAGGACACAGAGGTCCTTGTCCAGCGTGGTTGGGTGATAAGCTCGTTATTGAGGCTCTACAGACTCTTTGTCTTGTTGGTGTTTCTTGGGGTGTTTTTCCTTCTTTGGGGAAGATGTGGGATCTTCGTGAACTAACAGTGGAGAATATTGTCACAATAAAGGAGTTTAGTCTAGAGCAAAGCTTTTGCAAGATAGTAAAGCTTACACTCATCGGCTtagaaaattttgaaaaatgGGTACCACAGGCCACTCATTTGTTCCCGTGTTTGCAAGTACTGATTATTAAAAATTGCCCTAAACTCTCGGAGTTGCCATGTTCAAGCCACATTGTTTACCCACGGAAACAAGACTGGAACATAGATTGGTTTCCCAAACTACAAAAACTCAGGATAGAAAATTGCCCTCGAGTCTTCCTACTGCCTCCTATCCCTTGGACTCATACTTTGAGCAACGTCTCGATAAGTGGTGTGGGATCAAAGCTACCAAACCAGTTAGTCTACTCTAGAGTAGCATTAGAAATTACTGGAAAGGATGGTATGCATAGCTTAGATCAGCTGTCACTCAGTCAACTAAAAGAACTTCAGGAATTGGAAGTTAATGCAAAGGATGGTATGCATAACTTGGATCAGCTGTTACTATTCTGTCAACTAACAGAACTTCACGTGTTGGAAATAAACAATTGCCCACCTCTGGAGCTGAAGCATTTTCTAATTCTAACCTCATTGAAGAAATTGTGGGCATGGTCTTCATATCTTGGGGTGGTGGCATCAGAAGTTCAGAGTGGTGTCGAATGGCAGCATTCTGTCGAGGACATCAAAATTTGCTTACCTGATTCTAGTGGAAAGGAATTGACACAGTTCTTGCCTCACCTCCCAAAGCTAGCCAAACTGCTAGTGTATTCTTGTAGAAACATAACACAGTTTGTTGTGGGGGTGGATTTGCAACAAACAAGAGCACCAGTATCTTCGTCAAC CTCTTCAGATGTTACAATGGATGATACACTAGCAAAAGAGGGGCAACAAGAAATAGCAgaggtggagaaggaggaggcAAACACGGCAGATGATGATGGGCTGTTGCTCCTCCCTGCACATCTCTCCAACTCTCTGACGGCGCTGGTCATCAGTTATGGTGGTGTGGTAGTTCATTCCCTCAATGCCCTCCAAGCCCTAACTGCCCTTTGGTTAGAAGATTGCTCTTTTCGCCACCCTTTCCCGTCCTCCCTGCTACACCTGGATCTTTCGTCCGTGAAGGGCGTGCTGACCCTTTCAAACCTCACCTCTCTCACCCGATTAAGCATATCTCGTTGCGGAGAGGATTTGAGATGCGAGGGCCTGTTGCCTCTCCTTACTCGGGGCCACCTCAGCAATTTACAAGTCCAACGAATCCCCAATTTCTTTGGTGCGTGGGACCCTATGTGGGGGATGCAGGACGAGCAAAATAAGAGGACAGAATCCAAACTGGCGATGCTCCAGATAGATGACATCGAGGGCTTCCTTGGTGCGCCCGCCCTCTGTAGCTTCCTATCTTCCTCCCTCATCGATTTGTCCTTTACTGGGAACCAAGAGAAGACGTGCTTCACAAAGGAGCAGGACGAGGCCTTTCAACGTCTCACCTCGCTCCAGGAACTCAGGTTTCGGTATTGCCGCAAGCTGCAGCACCTCCCTGCAGGCCTAAACAAGCTGACCAACCTCAAGAGATTACGGATCCGCTGGTGTCCAGCCCTCCAGTCGCTGCCCAAGGAAGGCCTCCCGAGTTCACTGCGCGAATTAGATGTCAGCCGTTGCGGCAACGAGGAGCTAACAGAGCACTGCAGGCGACTAATTGGAACCATCCCAGAAATCACATTATAG